One Edaphobacter bradus DNA window includes the following coding sequences:
- a CDS encoding threonine ammonia-lyase: MTEFVTLDEIRTAKERIAGVAVRTPLYRVERARLRMAKVAEPEFDLYIKAESEQPIGSFKLRGAYNMVSQLSPEALKRGVITYSSGNHAQGVSYAARALGTKAVIVMPSNAPEVKKAATRALGAEIVEVGPASSERKLKAEELVAQFGYAMIPPYDAREIIAGQATCGLEIVEQLPDVDLVVSPVSGGGLLSGIATAVKLAAGAGLARPDVKVWGAEPELAADAHESFYSKKLVEWPAEKTTRTICDGLRTQSLGVLNFEHVMRYVDGIVTVKEDEILAAMRVMLTTTKLVPEPSGAVTLAAALYHARELPSVKKVAVVLSGGNLEPSLRERLESEMMERVG, encoded by the coding sequence ATGACTGAGTTTGTGACGCTGGATGAGATTCGGACCGCGAAAGAGCGGATTGCAGGAGTCGCCGTGAGGACGCCGCTCTATCGCGTGGAACGCGCGCGGCTGCGCATGGCCAAGGTTGCTGAGCCGGAGTTCGATCTCTACATCAAGGCAGAGAGCGAGCAGCCGATTGGCAGCTTTAAGCTGCGCGGGGCATACAACATGGTGTCGCAGCTTTCGCCGGAGGCTCTAAAGCGCGGCGTGATCACTTATTCCAGTGGTAATCATGCGCAGGGGGTCTCGTATGCGGCACGGGCGCTGGGGACGAAGGCGGTGATTGTGATGCCGTCGAACGCTCCTGAGGTGAAGAAGGCCGCGACGCGCGCGCTGGGAGCGGAGATTGTGGAGGTCGGGCCGGCTTCGTCCGAGCGGAAGCTGAAGGCTGAGGAGTTGGTCGCGCAGTTCGGCTACGCGATGATTCCGCCGTACGATGCGCGGGAGATCATTGCCGGGCAGGCGACGTGCGGACTGGAGATTGTGGAACAGTTGCCCGATGTGGACCTTGTGGTTTCGCCAGTAAGCGGCGGCGGTTTGCTGAGCGGCATCGCAACTGCCGTGAAGCTGGCGGCAGGGGCAGGGCTCGCCAGACCTGACGTGAAAGTGTGGGGCGCGGAGCCCGAGCTGGCCGCCGATGCGCACGAGAGCTTCTACTCGAAGAAGCTGGTGGAGTGGCCGGCGGAGAAGACGACGCGGACGATTTGTGACGGGCTGCGCACGCAGAGCCTGGGCGTGCTGAACTTCGAGCACGTGATGCGGTATGTGGATGGCATCGTCACCGTGAAGGAAGACGAAATTCTGGCGGCGATGCGGGTGATGCTGACCACGACGAAGCTCGTTCCTGAGCCGAGCGGGGCGGTGACGCTTGCGGCAGCACTTTATCACGCACGCGAATTGCCCAGCGTGAAGAAGGTGGCCGTGGTGTTGAGCGGGGGCAATCTTGAGCCTTCCCTTCGGGAGCGCCTGGAGAGCGAGATGATGGAGCGGGTCGGATGA
- a CDS encoding undecaprenyl-diphosphate phosphatase, with the protein MPILKVIVLAIVQGLAELLPVSSSAHVVVAEKLMGLDPSSPQMTLLLVMLHTGTMFAVIAYFWNQWKRTYFASSDAFKRFAIRVIWATLLTGIIGVILQKAIEKTVFKGAPKAQIEDLFSHLELIAPALLAAGVLILIAGLMERRLAAAQQKFYGDSVTMRQAGWMGFVQGLCLPFRGFSRSGATISTGMLTGASKERAERFSFALAVVLTPPVVAREALRLLKASHEAAAAGTPIDLHGSVVTSLLGAVFAFFAGLVALRWLSAWLEAGRWYLFGIYCVVASVAVFYLHHIGY; encoded by the coding sequence ATGCCTATTTTGAAAGTCATTGTGCTTGCGATTGTGCAAGGACTGGCAGAACTGTTGCCCGTCTCGAGTTCGGCCCACGTTGTTGTAGCGGAGAAGCTGATGGGGCTTGATCCCTCCTCCCCACAGATGACGCTGCTGCTCGTGATGCTGCACACGGGCACGATGTTCGCCGTAATCGCGTATTTCTGGAACCAGTGGAAGCGGACGTACTTCGCAAGCTCGGATGCTTTCAAGCGATTTGCGATTCGCGTAATCTGGGCGACATTGCTGACCGGTATCATCGGCGTCATTCTGCAGAAGGCAATTGAGAAGACGGTGTTCAAGGGAGCACCGAAGGCGCAGATCGAGGACCTGTTCAGCCATCTTGAGTTGATTGCTCCGGCACTGCTGGCGGCGGGAGTTCTCATCCTGATCGCCGGACTGATGGAGAGGCGCCTTGCCGCAGCGCAACAGAAGTTCTACGGCGACAGCGTGACGATGCGGCAGGCCGGATGGATGGGCTTCGTGCAGGGGCTGTGCCTGCCGTTTCGCGGGTTCTCGCGCTCGGGGGCGACGATCTCGACCGGCATGCTGACGGGCGCGAGCAAGGAGCGGGCGGAACGGTTCAGCTTTGCGCTAGCCGTGGTGCTGACTCCGCCGGTCGTCGCTCGCGAGGCGCTGCGGCTGTTGAAGGCATCGCACGAGGCTGCTGCGGCGGGGACGCCGATCGATCTGCACGGCAGCGTGGTCACAAGCCTGCTGGGCGCGGTGTTTGCCTTCTTCGCCGGGCTTGTGGCGCTGAGGTGGCTGAGCGCATGGCTTGAGGCGGGGCGCTGGTATCTGTTTGGGATCTACTGCGTGGTGGCCTCTGTGGCCGTCTTCTACCTACACCACATCGGCTACTAA
- a CDS encoding patatin-like phospholipase family protein, with translation MLSLTWCRRTALALVGSVAGVWGVPSPAQKQPSQPQSSVQPESPRTAQQDAPKPRPKIGIAFEGGGALGFAHIGVIEWLEAHHIPVDYVSGTSMGGLVGGLYASGLSTDEIKTFISRIDWQTVLSGQVPFQALNFRRKEDKLAFPNRLEFGLKGGFSLPSGLNSGSEVGLLFDRTMLPYYDLKSFDDLPIPFRCVATEIRTGQKHVFADGSLPQALRATMSIPGVFAPVQRGNDIYSDGGAVDNLPVDVARSMGSDVVIASYLNSGPPDPGGLNSLIGIAGRNVSIMVAANEVQSLKSADVVISSDVSKFATLEFSKSSEIIPLGEKAAAQQASKLEKYALNDADWAAYMAQRQARRRTKVPVPQFVEVHGISGAEQSGVAREFQKYVGEPIDADKLKTSIADLQGTGIFSTINYNIVDRDGKPGLLIRARDKGYGPPFLNLGVTILANDSNNVQLGLGGRATFFGLTGPDSELRVTGMVGQIAGLSGELYKPLKTGSHAFVAPHAYLSHLVNAYYQGSTQLEQYKEKRNGLGVDLGYQFNTRTELRVGEDYQWFSERATVGTAAQQAFTLTPLATNVKFQYLGQDDVVVPTRGTILQNVYSYYTKRPFGSGGYSQMIGVLAHFVPIRSRGILYGVVQGGTSFGTDNLGLAGLTLGGPLRLSAYGQNELLGTDYVLGQVGYLYRLVRLNPVFADAIYAGGLYEIGKMYGGNSQTPTLPNDVAGLVVIKTLIGPVYGGLSIGDSDHRKWYFGVGRVF, from the coding sequence ATGTTGAGTTTGACATGGTGCCGCCGCACAGCTTTGGCATTGGTCGGATCGGTGGCTGGAGTCTGGGGTGTCCCGTCTCCAGCGCAGAAGCAGCCGTCGCAACCGCAGTCCAGCGTACAGCCTGAATCGCCGCGAACCGCGCAGCAGGATGCTCCCAAACCGCGGCCAAAGATTGGAATCGCGTTTGAGGGCGGCGGGGCGCTGGGGTTTGCCCACATTGGTGTGATCGAGTGGCTTGAGGCGCATCACATTCCTGTCGATTATGTGTCTGGAACGAGCATGGGTGGTCTTGTGGGCGGCCTGTATGCTTCTGGCCTGAGCACGGACGAGATCAAGACGTTTATCTCACGCATCGACTGGCAGACAGTGCTGAGCGGGCAGGTGCCCTTTCAGGCGTTGAACTTCCGGCGCAAGGAAGACAAGCTCGCGTTTCCGAACCGGCTGGAGTTTGGGCTAAAGGGCGGGTTCAGCCTGCCGAGTGGATTGAACAGTGGCTCCGAGGTGGGATTACTATTCGACCGCACGATGCTGCCGTACTACGATCTGAAGAGCTTTGACGACCTACCTATCCCGTTCCGGTGCGTGGCAACGGAGATCAGGACAGGCCAGAAACATGTGTTTGCGGACGGATCGCTTCCCCAGGCGCTGCGGGCGACGATGTCTATCCCGGGTGTCTTTGCGCCAGTGCAGCGTGGCAACGATATCTACTCGGACGGCGGCGCGGTAGATAATCTGCCGGTGGATGTGGCGCGATCGATGGGATCGGATGTAGTGATCGCGTCGTACCTGAATTCGGGACCTCCGGATCCGGGCGGCCTGAACTCGCTGATTGGCATCGCCGGCAGGAACGTGTCGATCATGGTTGCGGCCAATGAGGTGCAGAGTCTGAAGAGCGCGGACGTCGTCATCTCGTCGGACGTGAGCAAGTTTGCCACGCTTGAGTTCTCCAAGAGCTCCGAGATTATCCCGCTAGGGGAAAAGGCCGCTGCGCAACAGGCTTCGAAGTTAGAGAAGTATGCGCTGAACGATGCCGACTGGGCGGCCTATATGGCACAAAGGCAGGCACGTCGGCGGACGAAGGTCCCGGTTCCGCAGTTTGTCGAGGTCCATGGGATCAGCGGGGCTGAACAGTCCGGGGTTGCACGCGAGTTTCAAAAGTATGTCGGCGAACCGATCGATGCAGACAAGCTCAAGACGAGCATTGCCGACCTGCAGGGAACCGGAATCTTCTCGACGATCAACTACAACATCGTGGACAGAGATGGCAAGCCGGGCCTGCTGATACGTGCGCGGGACAAGGGCTACGGGCCGCCGTTTCTGAACTTAGGAGTGACGATTCTTGCCAACGATTCCAACAATGTGCAGCTCGGATTAGGAGGCAGAGCAACATTCTTCGGCCTGACGGGGCCGGACTCAGAGTTGCGCGTGACCGGGATGGTCGGGCAAATTGCCGGATTGAGCGGTGAGTTGTACAAGCCGCTGAAAACCGGGTCGCATGCCTTTGTGGCTCCGCACGCTTACCTATCTCATCTGGTCAACGCCTATTATCAGGGCAGCACTCAGCTGGAGCAATATAAAGAGAAAAGAAATGGTCTGGGAGTCGACCTTGGCTACCAGTTCAATACGCGAACGGAACTGCGCGTTGGCGAGGACTACCAGTGGTTCAGCGAACGAGCCACAGTCGGAACAGCCGCTCAGCAGGCGTTTACGCTGACGCCGCTTGCAACGAACGTGAAGTTCCAGTACCTGGGTCAGGACGATGTGGTCGTACCTACGCGCGGAACCATTCTGCAGAACGTTTATAGCTACTACACGAAGCGCCCGTTTGGTTCAGGTGGGTACTCGCAGATGATTGGGGTTTTGGCCCATTTTGTCCCGATCCGGTCTCGGGGAATTCTTTACGGGGTCGTCCAGGGAGGAACGAGCTTTGGCACTGATAATCTGGGCCTTGCCGGCCTGACCCTGGGCGGGCCTCTGAGGCTGAGTGCCTACGGCCAGAACGAGCTCCTTGGCACGGACTATGTTCTCGGCCAGGTGGGGTATCTATATCGCCTGGTGCGTTTGAATCCTGTGTTTGCGGATGCAATCTATGCGGGCGGATTGTACGAGATCGGCAAGATGTACGGCGGCAATTCACAGACGCCGACGCTGCCGAATGACGTTGCCGGGCTGGTTGTGATCAAGACGTTGATCGGGCCGGTGTATGGCGGCTTGAGCATCGGCGACAGCGACCACAGGAAGTGGTACTTCGGGGTGGGGCGTGTGTTCTAG